In a single window of the Pseudodesulfovibrio profundus genome:
- a CDS encoding insulinase family protein produces MSHGFTKIKEEEIKELASVAHVYRHDKTGARVLSVVNDDENKVFGISFRTPPEDSTGVAHILEHSVLCGSDKYPVKEPFVELLKGSLQTFLNALTFPDKTCYPVASANTQDFYNLIDVYLDAVFHPRLTPDTLKQEGWHYELEGKDKPITYKGVVYNEMKGAYSSPDSLLYEHTQQSLFPDTTYGIDSGGDPSVIPDLTFDQFMAFHRDHYHPSNAYAYFYGDDDPEKRLEILDKVFSEYEKIDVAKSQVPLQERFTEARQVRKGYPASERLAKGMFTVNWLLAETSDANLNLALHVLEHILIGLPSSPLKKALTDSGLGDDLAGVGLEADMRQMFFSVGLKGIHPSNAIKAESVIFHTIKELVDNGIDAEDIEAAINSVEFGLRENNTGSYPRGLSLMFQALSTWLYDDTDVEGDPLALLPFEEPLNNIKGWVANGDKIFEELLARLFLHNPHRTTVLLEPDHKMSMNLAKREASRLKKVKDSLNDDQLQKIMDDAKRLAEQQAAPDAPEALASIPRLAVEDLPRENRIIPTEKREVGGAPLLYHDLATNGIAYVDLGFDLSVLPDELLPYAGVFGRALTESGTDKHDFVGLSQWIARTSGGIWAQPYAAPVRDSKEAASRLFVRAKATGEKIAETSAIITEILTSAKLDNKERFGRIVAESRARAEQRLVPAGHQVVATRLRARTHRGHAMEEIMSGLTNLEFLRNLEQRIEDDFRGVAKDLERIRTLLISSNRVICNATMDEELFAQVEPEIASIISALPQTDAETATYNALDLPRREGLGIPAQVNYVGKGVGLAQHGVTLNGSAQVINKLIRTGYLWEKVRVQGGAYGAFCIVDRMANGLSMVSYRDPNLAATVKAFDATADYLEKVDINKDELEKSIIGAIGEIDTYQLPDAKGFTALVRHLTNQDDDFLQTLREEALATTEADFRAFADVIRVNTEHGDICVLGDEAAMENADMDLEIKQVL; encoded by the coding sequence ATGAGTCACGGTTTTACCAAGATCAAGGAAGAGGAAATCAAGGAACTGGCGTCTGTCGCCCATGTTTACCGACACGACAAAACCGGCGCCCGCGTTCTGTCCGTTGTCAACGATGATGAGAACAAGGTGTTCGGTATCTCCTTCCGCACCCCGCCTGAAGACTCTACAGGCGTGGCCCATATTCTGGAACACTCGGTCCTTTGCGGATCGGACAAATACCCCGTGAAGGAGCCGTTCGTGGAGCTGCTCAAGGGATCGCTCCAGACATTCCTCAATGCACTGACCTTCCCGGACAAGACCTGCTATCCCGTTGCCAGCGCCAACACGCAGGATTTCTACAATCTCATCGATGTCTATCTCGATGCCGTGTTCCATCCGCGCCTGACACCGGACACACTCAAGCAGGAGGGATGGCATTACGAGCTGGAAGGCAAGGACAAGCCCATCACCTACAAGGGGGTTGTCTACAATGAAATGAAGGGCGCATATTCTTCCCCCGACTCGCTGCTCTACGAGCACACCCAGCAGTCGCTCTTCCCGGATACCACCTACGGCATCGACTCCGGTGGTGATCCGTCCGTCATCCCGGACCTGACTTTTGACCAGTTCATGGCCTTCCATCGCGACCACTATCATCCGTCCAATGCCTACGCGTATTTCTACGGTGACGACGACCCGGAAAAGCGTCTGGAAATTCTCGACAAGGTCTTTTCCGAATACGAGAAGATCGACGTGGCCAAGAGCCAGGTACCGCTCCAGGAGCGATTCACCGAAGCACGTCAGGTGCGCAAGGGCTACCCGGCCTCCGAGCGACTGGCCAAAGGCATGTTCACGGTCAACTGGCTGCTGGCTGAAACCAGCGACGCCAACCTGAACCTCGCCCTGCACGTTCTGGAGCACATCCTCATCGGGCTGCCTTCCTCGCCGCTGAAAAAGGCGCTCACCGACTCCGGTCTGGGTGATGATCTGGCCGGTGTGGGCCTGGAAGCCGACATGCGCCAGATGTTCTTTTCGGTGGGGCTCAAGGGCATACACCCCTCCAACGCCATCAAAGCCGAATCTGTCATTTTCCACACCATCAAGGAGTTGGTGGACAACGGTATCGACGCCGAAGACATCGAAGCGGCCATCAACTCGGTTGAGTTTGGACTGCGCGAGAACAACACCGGCTCCTACCCCCGTGGTCTATCCCTGATGTTCCAGGCCCTGTCCACATGGCTTTACGATGACACCGATGTCGAAGGCGATCCGCTGGCCCTGCTGCCTTTCGAGGAACCGCTCAACAACATCAAGGGCTGGGTTGCCAACGGCGACAAGATTTTCGAGGAACTCCTTGCCCGGTTGTTCCTGCACAATCCCCACCGGACCACTGTCCTGCTGGAGCCGGACCACAAGATGTCCATGAACCTCGCCAAGCGGGAGGCGTCCCGACTGAAAAAGGTCAAGGATTCCCTCAACGACGACCAGCTCCAGAAGATCATGGACGATGCCAAGCGCCTTGCCGAACAGCAGGCCGCGCCTGACGCGCCCGAAGCCCTGGCCTCGATCCCGCGTCTGGCCGTTGAAGACCTGCCGCGTGAGAACCGGATCATCCCGACCGAGAAGCGTGAGGTTGGCGGAGCGCCCCTGCTCTACCACGACCTTGCCACCAACGGCATTGCTTACGTGGACCTCGGATTCGACCTGTCCGTTCTTCCCGACGAGCTGTTGCCCTACGCTGGCGTATTCGGTCGCGCCCTGACAGAATCCGGCACAGACAAACACGATTTCGTGGGCCTTTCCCAGTGGATCGCCCGGACCTCCGGCGGCATCTGGGCGCAGCCCTACGCCGCACCGGTGCGCGACTCGAAAGAGGCCGCCTCCCGGTTGTTCGTACGTGCCAAGGCCACAGGCGAGAAGATCGCAGAGACCAGCGCTATCATCACCGAAATCCTGACCTCGGCCAAACTCGACAACAAGGAGCGGTTCGGCCGCATCGTTGCCGAGTCCCGCGCCCGCGCCGAGCAGCGGCTCGTACCGGCCGGCCATCAGGTGGTTGCCACCCGTCTACGCGCCAGAACGCACCGCGGTCACGCCATGGAAGAGATCATGTCCGGGCTGACCAACCTCGAATTCCTGCGCAACCTTGAGCAGCGCATCGAAGACGATTTCCGCGGTGTCGCCAAGGATTTGGAGCGTATCCGCACCCTGCTCATCTCCTCCAACCGCGTGATCTGCAACGCCACCATGGACGAGGAACTCTTCGCTCAGGTGGAGCCGGAAATCGCCTCCATCATCTCGGCGCTCCCGCAAACCGATGCAGAGACCGCAACCTACAATGCCCTGGACCTGCCCCGACGGGAAGGCCTCGGCATTCCGGCTCAGGTCAACTACGTTGGCAAGGGCGTGGGACTGGCGCAGCACGGCGTCACCCTCAACGGTTCGGCACAGGTGATCAACAAGCTGATCCGCACCGGCTACCTGTGGGAAAAAGTCCGTGTGCAGGGCGGCGCCTACGGTGCATTCTGCATCGTGGACCGCATGGCAAACGGCCTGTCCATGGTCTCCTACCGTGACCCCAATCTGGCAGCCACGGTCAAGGCGTTCGACGCCACCGCCGACTATCTGGAAAAGGTCGATATCAACAAGGATGAACTGGAGAAGTCGATCATCGGTGCCATCGGCGAAATCGACACCTACCAGTTGCCCGACGCCAAGGGATTCACCGCACTGGTTCGCCACCTGACCAATCAGGACGATGACTTCCTGCAAACATTGCGAGAAGAAGCGCTGGCAACCACGGAAGCCGACTTCCGCGCATTTGCCGATGTGATCCGCGTCAACACCGAGCATGGAGACATCTGCGTGCTCGGCGATGAGGCCGCCATGGAAAACGCGGACATGGACCTTGAAATCAAACAGGTCCTGTAA
- a CDS encoding HAD family hydrolase, with product MGYIEHSTLKPVDTVDGSANGGSLNKLEAIIFDLDGTLADVSLDFDLMKTKIAALGEVFLDERPTPGETPALEWLEELVQQTMLRDRDEAMEFRTRGRLVITAMELDAARDGRLFDFTRPALETLSRRGVASGIITRNISAAVRTVFPEIESMVQAFIPREIAVRLKPAPEHLFQALDVLGVQASSSLMVGDHPMDVMTAKNAGAISAAVTSGSVGADEFKALSPDFIASDVEELMDQLIRNGLV from the coding sequence TTGGGGTATATAGAGCACTCGACCCTGAAACCGGTTGATACTGTTGATGGAAGTGCCAATGGAGGAAGCTTGAACAAGCTTGAAGCGATCATATTCGATTTAGATGGGACACTGGCTGATGTGTCTCTCGATTTCGATTTGATGAAGACCAAAATTGCCGCTTTGGGTGAAGTGTTCCTCGACGAGCGTCCCACTCCCGGCGAGACACCGGCCCTGGAGTGGCTGGAAGAGCTCGTGCAGCAGACCATGTTGCGGGACAGGGACGAGGCCATGGAGTTTCGTACCCGGGGGCGTCTTGTCATTACGGCCATGGAGTTGGATGCTGCCCGGGATGGCAGGCTGTTCGATTTCACCAGGCCTGCGTTGGAGACACTCTCCCGGCGCGGTGTGGCTTCCGGCATCATTACCCGCAATATTTCCGCTGCCGTCCGTACGGTTTTCCCGGAGATCGAGAGCATGGTGCAGGCGTTTATCCCGCGCGAGATTGCCGTGCGGCTCAAGCCGGCACCGGAACATCTCTTTCAGGCTTTGGACGTGTTGGGTGTCCAGGCGTCCAGTTCGTTGATGGTTGGGGACCATCCCATGGACGTGATGACCGCAAAAAATGCCGGAGCCATATCGGCTGCGGTAACCAGTGGCAGTGTAGGAGCGGATGAATTCAAGGCATTGTCGCCCGATTTCATTGCATCCGATGTGGAAGAACTAATGGATCAGTTGATCCGAAACGGGCTCGTATAG
- a CDS encoding deoxyribonuclease IV, whose product MFIGAHMSIAGGLHMAFDHIRTVDGTALQIFTRNQRQWKIPPLTKVDIDLFGMAWEEWGEYPVAAHDSYLINLASPKEEQVTKSRIGFAEELRRIEMLKVPYLVTHPGSHLGEGVDAGIERYVANLDCAIEDSGTESGMVLLETTAGQGTNLGATFEELGAMISLSKHPHRLGVCYDTCHTFSAGYDIRTPEAYAATFDAFDAAIGLDRLKFFHLNDTKHDLGARKDRHEHIGKGGIGLDGFRLLMRDERFTDVPKTLETPKDTDLQDDIRNLEILRGLASGA is encoded by the coding sequence ATGTTCATCGGTGCCCACATGTCCATTGCCGGAGGTCTGCACATGGCCTTCGATCATATCCGCACGGTGGACGGAACCGCCCTGCAGATTTTTACTCGCAACCAGCGCCAGTGGAAGATTCCGCCCCTGACAAAGGTCGATATCGATCTTTTTGGCATGGCCTGGGAGGAGTGGGGCGAGTATCCCGTAGCCGCTCACGATTCCTATCTGATCAATCTCGCTTCGCCCAAGGAAGAACAGGTGACCAAGTCGCGTATCGGTTTTGCCGAAGAGCTGCGACGCATCGAAATGCTCAAGGTGCCATACCTTGTCACCCATCCCGGCTCTCACCTCGGCGAAGGAGTGGATGCCGGAATTGAACGGTACGTAGCGAACCTGGACTGCGCCATTGAGGATTCGGGCACGGAAAGCGGAATGGTCCTGCTGGAGACCACCGCGGGCCAGGGTACGAACCTGGGAGCGACCTTCGAGGAACTGGGAGCCATGATTTCACTCTCGAAACACCCCCATCGCCTCGGCGTCTGTTACGACACCTGCCATACATTTTCTGCCGGGTACGACATACGAACTCCCGAAGCCTATGCCGCCACGTTTGATGCGTTTGATGCGGCCATTGGTCTGGACCGACTCAAATTTTTCCATCTCAATGACACCAAGCACGACCTTGGAGCACGCAAGGACCGGCACGAGCACATAGGCAAAGGTGGGATCGGTCTGGACGGATTCCGTCTGCTTATGCGCGATGAACGGTTCACCGATGTGCCCAAGACGTTGGAAACACCCAAGGATACGGACTTGCAGGACGACATCCGCAATCTGGAAATCCTGCGGGGACTTGCCAGCGGAGCCTAG
- a CDS encoding enoyl-ACP reductase FabI translates to MLLEGKKALIFGVVNDRSIAYGIARQFKEHGARLAFSYAVDPIKRRLDPICEELGGEFMFKCDVTSDEEIEAGADLVSEKWGDVDIIVHSIAYANREDLKGRFIDTSREGYGVALDVSSYSLVALSRAYETHLNCGGSVLTLSYYGAGKVVANYNAMGVAKAALEACVRYLAVDLGERQVRINAISAGPVKTMAAKGISGFSTILDRIEEKAPLHRNITIDDVGKAALFLASDLSTGTTGEVMFVDSGYNIMGV, encoded by the coding sequence ATGCTTCTCGAAGGAAAGAAGGCGCTTATATTCGGTGTGGTCAATGACCGCAGCATCGCGTACGGCATTGCGCGGCAATTCAAGGAACACGGCGCTCGGCTGGCATTCAGCTATGCGGTTGATCCCATCAAACGTCGACTCGATCCCATTTGTGAGGAACTCGGCGGCGAGTTCATGTTCAAATGCGACGTGACCAGCGACGAGGAAATCGAGGCCGGGGCCGATCTGGTCAGCGAAAAGTGGGGGGATGTCGATATCATCGTCCACTCCATCGCCTACGCCAACCGCGAAGACCTCAAGGGGCGGTTCATCGACACCAGTCGTGAAGGATACGGGGTGGCCCTTGATGTTTCATCCTACTCGCTGGTGGCCCTTTCTCGCGCGTACGAAACGCATCTGAATTGCGGCGGTTCCGTGCTGACGCTTTCCTACTATGGCGCAGGAAAGGTTGTTGCCAACTACAACGCCATGGGTGTTGCAAAGGCCGCGCTGGAAGCGTGTGTCCGGTATCTTGCCGTTGATCTTGGCGAGCGACAGGTTCGTATCAACGCCATCTCCGCCGGTCCGGTCAAGACCATGGCCGCCAAGGGCATCTCCGGTTTTTCCACCATCCTCGATCGCATTGAGGAAAAAGCGCCCCTGCATCGCAATATCACCATCGACGATGTGGGCAAGGCAGCCCTGTTCCTTGCATCCGACCTTTCCACCGGAACCACCGGCGAGGTCATGTTCGTGGATTCCGGGTACAACATCATGGGAGTGTAA
- a CDS encoding methyl-accepting chemotaxis protein, translating into MVRFKDWSLRLKLLLPTSIIIAVVMGASTVMMTVKAQDMATEQAEATARNMAKGFSQEVANTMDLAMTVTRTMGAVFEKAANYETIPDRELLDSMLIEVLERHDELAGAWCTFPGGRFDDREEEYFDTYKGAYRNWYYRKDNSIAASYVGEANLEGEAWFETPMAGNSETITEPYPWDVNGTTYWIASTGMPVKKNGSNIGVVGVDFYLNDLQETIKQIKPFGVGYAFLMTHEGVLVAHPDDQFQGKQVSEYLGAENGRKVRDAISGKQRMTFTSELDGSELFYAVEPVSIGRTSTPWSLAIVIPMETVRAQGNSFAIVSGTVAVVAILILVGVLWTIARLAIAPVIESISLAESLAHGDLTKTIKVDQKDEVGRLAAALKSMSDQLRRVIGEVSASTENVASGGEELAASSQSLAEGATEQAASVEEVSSSMEEMASNIQGNAENAVETEKIASKAALNAEESGKAVAQAVSAMTEIAEKISVIEEIARQTNLLALNAAIEAARAGEHGKGFAVVAAEVRKLAERSGVAAAEISELSSTTVGVAEKAGGMLEELVPDIQKTATLIQDIAAASNEQNAGVDQINAAIQQLDRVIQQNASSSEEVASTSEALSQEGARLQQVISFFNLGGMAAGTGARRTVSVRRPSPKKLAAPKPKSTKNSSPDRGFTMDMDDDDFERF; encoded by the coding sequence ATGGTTCGTTTCAAGGACTGGAGTCTTCGACTCAAATTGTTGTTGCCGACATCCATCATTATCGCAGTCGTGATGGGTGCCAGTACGGTCATGATGACCGTGAAAGCACAGGATATGGCCACTGAGCAGGCCGAGGCAACGGCAAGGAACATGGCCAAGGGCTTCAGCCAGGAAGTGGCCAACACCATGGATCTGGCCATGACCGTCACCCGGACCATGGGAGCCGTTTTCGAGAAGGCCGCCAACTATGAGACCATTCCTGACCGTGAACTGCTGGACAGCATGCTTATCGAGGTGCTGGAGCGTCACGACGAATTGGCCGGAGCATGGTGTACCTTCCCCGGCGGTCGGTTCGACGATCGCGAAGAAGAATATTTCGACACATACAAAGGCGCATACCGCAACTGGTATTACCGCAAGGACAACTCCATAGCCGCCAGTTACGTAGGGGAGGCCAACCTTGAGGGCGAGGCGTGGTTCGAGACTCCCATGGCAGGCAACAGTGAAACGATCACCGAGCCGTACCCGTGGGATGTGAACGGCACGACATATTGGATTGCCTCCACCGGGATGCCTGTTAAAAAGAACGGGAGCAATATCGGCGTGGTCGGTGTTGATTTCTACCTCAACGATCTTCAGGAAACCATCAAGCAGATCAAGCCGTTTGGTGTCGGGTATGCTTTTTTGATGACCCATGAAGGCGTTCTTGTGGCCCACCCCGACGACCAGTTTCAAGGGAAGCAGGTCAGTGAGTATCTGGGTGCGGAAAACGGGCGCAAGGTTCGTGATGCCATCTCCGGCAAGCAGCGCATGACCTTCACCAGCGAACTCGATGGCAGTGAACTGTTTTATGCGGTGGAGCCGGTCTCCATCGGTCGGACCTCCACGCCATGGAGCCTTGCCATCGTCATTCCCATGGAAACCGTTCGAGCGCAGGGCAACTCCTTTGCCATTGTGTCCGGGACCGTTGCAGTCGTTGCCATTCTCATCCTTGTGGGTGTGCTCTGGACCATTGCCCGTCTGGCTATTGCGCCTGTCATCGAGAGTATTTCTCTGGCCGAAAGCCTTGCCCATGGTGATCTGACAAAGACGATTAAGGTCGACCAGAAAGACGAAGTCGGTCGTCTTGCAGCCGCTTTGAAGAGCATGAGCGATCAGTTGCGCCGGGTCATTGGTGAAGTCAGTGCTTCCACCGAAAACGTGGCTTCCGGCGGCGAAGAACTGGCCGCGTCCTCTCAGTCGTTGGCCGAGGGTGCCACAGAACAGGCCGCCAGCGTGGAAGAGGTCTCCTCGTCTATGGAAGAGATGGCCTCCAACATTCAAGGGAATGCGGAAAACGCAGTAGAGACTGAAAAGATCGCTTCCAAGGCTGCACTCAATGCCGAGGAGTCGGGCAAAGCCGTGGCCCAGGCAGTCTCCGCCATGACCGAGATTGCGGAAAAGATTTCGGTCATTGAAGAGATCGCACGCCAGACCAACCTCCTTGCCTTGAACGCGGCAATCGAAGCGGCCAGAGCGGGTGAGCATGGCAAGGGTTTTGCCGTTGTCGCTGCCGAAGTGCGCAAGCTGGCAGAGCGTTCCGGGGTCGCTGCTGCGGAAATCAGCGAACTGTCCTCCACCACCGTCGGCGTTGCCGAAAAGGCAGGCGGCATGTTGGAGGAATTGGTCCCGGATATCCAGAAGACCGCGACACTCATTCAGGATATTGCAGCGGCATCCAACGAGCAGAACGCGGGCGTGGATCAGATTAACGCCGCCATTCAGCAACTGGACCGCGTCATTCAGCAGAACGCCTCGTCGTCCGAGGAAGTCGCTTCCACGTCCGAGGCCCTGTCTCAGGAAGGCGCTCGTCTGCAGCAGGTCATCAGCTTCTTTAATCTGGGTGGTATGGCCGCAGGAACCGGGGCGCGACGCACGGTCTCGGTTCGTCGCCCAAGTCCGAAAAAGTTGGCTGCCCCCAAGCCGAAAAGCACGAAGAACTCGTCACCTGACCGTGGATTCACCATGGACATGGACGATGACGACTTTGAACGGTTCTAA
- a CDS encoding peroxiredoxin, producing MSCEHNHEELLPEFAKVGQKVPEFSLEVYDPTEGGFGVVDLGTLRKEGKWTILFFYPADFTFVCPTELADLAAKHKELVDLGAEVISVSTDTKFTHLAWKNDERLLADVKFKMAADPTGEVSRFFDVWDYDSGLALRGTFIISPEGVLASSEVNFFNVGRNADELVRKMKANHYLKDHPEEACPAKWNPGDKTLTPGEDLVGKVYEALND from the coding sequence ATGAGCTGCGAACACAATCACGAGGAACTGTTGCCTGAATTTGCCAAAGTAGGACAGAAGGTCCCTGAGTTCAGCCTTGAAGTATATGACCCGACCGAAGGCGGTTTCGGCGTAGTGGACCTTGGAACCCTGCGCAAGGAAGGCAAGTGGACCATCCTCTTCTTCTATCCTGCGGACTTCACCTTTGTCTGCCCCACCGAGCTGGCCGATCTCGCTGCCAAGCACAAGGAGCTGGTCGATCTGGGTGCCGAGGTTATCTCCGTATCCACGGATACCAAGTTCACCCATCTGGCCTGGAAGAACGACGAACGTCTGCTGGCCGATGTGAAGTTCAAGATGGCGGCCGATCCCACAGGTGAAGTGTCCCGCTTCTTTGATGTATGGGATTACGACAGCGGTCTGGCCCTGCGCGGTACCTTCATCATCAGCCCCGAGGGTGTTCTGGCCTCCTCCGAAGTCAACTTCTTCAATGTGGGCCGCAATGCCGATGAACTGGTCCGCAAGATGAAGGCCAATCACTACCTCAAGGATCACCCTGAGGAAGCCTGCCCCGCCAAGTGGAATCCGGGCGACAAGACTTTGACCCCCGGCGAAGACCTCGTCGGCAAGGTTTACGAAGCACTTAACGACTAA
- a CDS encoding HD-GYP domain-containing protein, which translates to MSKSSGKTMTADEARQAMMKDPSHLRGTTPVEEQEFSATSIREELRTADKLYTEAVDYARSFMDDAKEGRSFDFNDATPLVNDLIDLVFRNDSAAAAISKLKAFDEYTYTHCINVSVLSIVLGKRLGYSREQLELIGKAGMFHDVGKSAIPSCILNKPGKLNEREMNIMRTHPIRGFQMLKDQRDIPEEVLRGALEHHEKHDGSGYPRGLKGESISEVAKLLAVVDVYDALTSKRVYKDPMPPSKVLGMMYQWRVTDFYPNIVEQFIKSLGVYPIGSFVQLSTGERGVVINHTPDDPLNPLVKIVYDRRFRQIPAREVDLTSRQSLHIKDVINPDDYGIDVYRLLQ; encoded by the coding sequence ATGAGTAAGAGCAGTGGCAAGACCATGACCGCCGACGAGGCGCGTCAGGCCATGATGAAAGACCCTTCGCATCTTCGGGGCACAACGCCTGTGGAGGAACAGGAATTTTCGGCGACCTCCATACGTGAGGAATTGCGCACGGCAGACAAACTCTACACCGAGGCTGTGGACTATGCGCGATCCTTCATGGACGACGCCAAGGAAGGCCGGTCCTTTGATTTCAACGATGCCACACCGCTGGTCAACGACCTGATCGATCTGGTCTTTCGCAACGATTCCGCTGCTGCCGCCATCAGCAAACTCAAAGCTTTCGACGAATACACATACACTCACTGCATTAATGTTTCCGTCCTTTCCATTGTTCTCGGCAAGCGACTCGGTTACTCCCGCGAGCAACTGGAATTGATAGGCAAGGCAGGAATGTTTCACGATGTCGGCAAATCCGCCATCCCTTCCTGCATACTCAACAAGCCGGGCAAGCTGAACGAGCGCGAGATGAACATCATGCGCACCCACCCCATCCGCGGTTTCCAGATGCTCAAAGACCAACGGGACATTCCCGAGGAAGTCCTGCGCGGGGCATTGGAGCATCACGAAAAGCATGATGGAAGCGGCTACCCTCGTGGATTGAAGGGCGAATCCATCAGCGAAGTTGCCAAGCTGTTGGCCGTGGTTGATGTCTACGACGCCTTGACCAGTAAGCGCGTGTACAAGGACCCCATGCCACCCAGCAAGGTGCTCGGCATGATGTACCAGTGGCGCGTCACCGATTTTTATCCGAATATTGTCGAGCAGTTCATAAAAAGTCTCGGCGTCTACCCCATCGGCAGCTTTGTGCAGCTCTCAACGGGCGAGCGAGGCGTTGTCATCAATCACACCCCTGACGATCCCCTTAATCCATTGGTCAAGATAGTCTATGACCGACGGTTCCGCCAAATCCCCGCACGCGAAGTCGACCTGACCAGCAGACAGAGCCTTCACATCAAAGATGTAATTAATCCTGATGATTATGGGATAGACGTTTATCGACTTTTGCAGTAG
- a CDS encoding DUF362 domain-containing protein — translation MASDVYFWNLRASLKAPFHKRMRSLLKATGAHKHIESGDLAAVKIHFGEQGVTGFLRPLWVKAITDFYAEAGAKPFLTDASTLYVGQRGEAVSHHMCAARHGWDPMVMEAPVIIADGLKGSDEIAVPVGGRHIDDAFIGSAIAEADLLISVNHFKGHELAGYGGALKNLGMGCASKKGKMQQHFSTGPVVKPENCQGCEACISVCKTKALYIDEETGTIALNPERCVGCGGCFVACRFKALEVNWKIGVQEFLERMMEYTVGVLRTKRKPCLHVNFVMDVVPDCDCVGFTDAPICPDIGIVASLDPVAVDQASMDLVDDAPPLYPSQLPFGVMPGQSKFAAIHTHVPESFGLDYAEALGLGSRDYNLISL, via the coding sequence ATGGCATCGGACGTGTATTTCTGGAATTTACGGGCATCGCTCAAGGCTCCCTTTCACAAACGGATGCGCAGCCTGCTCAAGGCGACCGGCGCACACAAACACATCGAAAGCGGTGATCTGGCGGCGGTCAAAATCCACTTCGGCGAGCAGGGGGTTACTGGATTTCTTCGCCCGCTCTGGGTCAAGGCCATCACCGACTTTTACGCCGAAGCCGGAGCAAAGCCGTTCCTGACGGACGCCTCGACCCTCTATGTGGGGCAGCGCGGCGAAGCCGTTTCCCATCACATGTGCGCGGCACGGCACGGCTGGGACCCCATGGTCATGGAAGCCCCGGTCATCATTGCCGACGGGCTGAAAGGATCGGACGAAATCGCTGTCCCTGTGGGTGGCAGGCATATCGACGACGCCTTCATCGGCAGCGCCATTGCCGAGGCGGACCTGCTCATTTCCGTCAACCACTTCAAAGGGCATGAGCTGGCCGGATACGGTGGTGCGCTCAAGAATCTCGGCATGGGCTGCGCCAGCAAGAAGGGAAAGATGCAGCAGCACTTTTCCACCGGCCCTGTCGTCAAACCCGAAAACTGTCAGGGATGCGAGGCGTGCATCAGCGTCTGCAAGACCAAGGCGCTCTACATCGACGAGGAGACCGGCACCATCGCCCTCAATCCCGAACGGTGTGTGGGCTGCGGCGGTTGCTTTGTGGCCTGTCGATTCAAGGCCCTTGAGGTCAACTGGAAGATCGGCGTGCAGGAATTTTTGGAACGGATGATGGAGTACACCGTGGGCGTTCTCAGGACCAAGAGAAAGCCGTGTCTCCATGTCAATTTCGTCATGGACGTGGTTCCCGACTGTGACTGTGTCGGCTTCACCGATGCACCCATCTGCCCGGATATCGGGATTGTTGCCAGCCTCGACCCCGTGGCCGTGGATCAGGCATCCATGGACCTCGTTGACGACGCCCCGCCCCTCTATCCGAGCCAGTTGCCCTTTGGCGTCATGCCGGGACAGTCGAAATTTGCCGCCATTCACACCCATGTTCCTGAAAGTTTCGGGCTGGATTACGCCGAAGCGCTAGGGCTTGGCAGCCGCGACTACAACCTCATTTCGCTCTAG